Proteins from a single region of Companilactobacillus farciminis KCTC 3681 = DSM 20184:
- a CDS encoding transglycosylase domain-containing protein: MKKNTSILTFKNILKWFLAIFAVLAGIFLFIFVYYAFSAPSISQENLQSGGSSTIVDSTGKQIASLGDNKRNYVTIDKVPQQMEDAVISIEDKNFYNEPLGIDPVRIAKSAFNNVTKGTLQGGSTLTQQLVKLTVFSTDTKDQTFKRKMQEAWLAMRVSQKFSKQQILEFYVNKVYLNNGIYGIETGAKYYYGKSLKELSLAQMAMLAGLPNAPSNYDPYTHPTQSKQRRDLVINAMYNNNKITKAQAQEAINTPISDGLLPYKKVSNSNNTKRIIADPYIKEAITEVKKKGFDPYRDNLKITINMDYGAQKRLYNIVNSSSYVQFPDSKMQVGASIVNPNNGKVVAMIGGRNLGNIQFGLNRAVQTSRSNGSTMKPILDYAPAIDKLNWSTYHQLDDSEYTYPGTNIQLKDWDEEYQGQMSMRKALVNSRNVPAVKTLSAVGLSNAIDFAKGLGIDSIKESSGLSVGIGGSVSSLQGASAYGAFSNGGTYYKPYYVSKIETADGMVHNYNKSGKRAMKDSTAYMITDMLKGVPSSYATYANISGLHQAGKTGTTNYSSDAIAANPLLSGKAKDSWYNGYTRNYSMSVWTGYDSENQNGISSTYQSVAGKIYKAEMTYLANKADSNPNWKKPSSVVSMMIKDNGSSTPTVASPSSSASTYTKELFVKGHAPSNPYKESDYTSSKSTSSSSSNQVTSNNHSSSSSESSDEENDTDTDGRVEITGTDADDRNNDSNGSNTTGNSTNNNNSNGTTTDNNNSSNTGNTNTNTGGNSNTGNTDNTGGSTDSNGGTTGGNTNSNTGGTTTNGGATTNSSSSNTEQ; the protein is encoded by the coding sequence ATGAAAAAAAATACCAGTATACTGACCTTCAAAAATATTCTCAAATGGTTCCTGGCAATTTTTGCCGTTTTAGCAGGAATATTTTTATTCATCTTTGTTTACTATGCATTTAGTGCTCCATCTATTAGTCAAGAAAACTTACAGAGTGGTGGTTCTTCAACAATTGTTGATTCGACCGGTAAACAAATTGCTTCACTTGGGGACAACAAGAGAAATTATGTCACCATCGATAAAGTTCCGCAGCAGATGGAAGATGCTGTAATTTCAATTGAGGATAAAAACTTTTATAACGAACCGTTAGGAATCGATCCAGTAAGAATTGCCAAATCGGCTTTTAACAACGTTACTAAAGGTACTCTTCAAGGTGGAAGTACGTTGACGCAACAACTAGTTAAGTTGACAGTCTTCTCTACCGATACTAAAGATCAAACTTTTAAACGTAAGATGCAAGAAGCTTGGCTGGCAATGCGTGTCAGTCAAAAGTTCTCTAAACAACAGATCCTTGAGTTTTATGTTAACAAGGTTTATCTGAATAATGGTATTTATGGTATTGAGACTGGGGCTAAATATTACTACGGTAAGTCATTAAAAGAACTCAGCTTAGCTCAAATGGCTATGCTTGCTGGTTTGCCTAATGCACCAAGTAATTATGATCCATATACCCATCCTACTCAATCGAAGCAACGTCGTGATTTAGTTATCAACGCAATGTACAACAATAACAAGATTACTAAGGCGCAAGCTCAAGAAGCTATCAATACGCCAATCAGCGACGGTCTCTTACCTTATAAGAAAGTTTCAAACAGTAATAATACGAAACGAATAATCGCTGACCCATATATCAAGGAAGCTATTACTGAAGTAAAGAAAAAAGGCTTTGATCCATATCGTGATAATCTAAAAATTACCATTAATATGGACTATGGTGCTCAAAAACGTCTTTACAACATTGTTAACTCATCTAGCTACGTCCAATTCCCTGATTCTAAGATGCAAGTCGGAGCTTCAATCGTCAATCCTAATAATGGTAAAGTCGTAGCTATGATTGGTGGTAGAAATCTAGGAAACATTCAATTTGGACTCAATCGGGCTGTGCAAACGTCTCGTAGTAATGGTTCAACAATGAAACCTATCTTAGATTACGCTCCCGCTATCGATAAACTCAATTGGTCAACCTATCATCAATTAGACGATAGTGAATATACTTATCCTGGGACTAATATCCAATTAAAGGATTGGGATGAGGAATATCAAGGCCAAATGAGTATGCGAAAAGCTTTGGTCAACTCAAGAAACGTTCCTGCGGTCAAAACCTTATCAGCAGTTGGCTTATCTAATGCGATTGATTTTGCCAAAGGATTAGGAATTGATTCTATTAAAGAAAGCAGTGGTCTATCAGTTGGTATTGGTGGATCTGTTTCATCACTTCAAGGAGCTTCTGCTTATGGAGCTTTCTCAAATGGTGGAACTTATTACAAGCCTTACTACGTCTCGAAGATTGAAACTGCCGACGGTATGGTTCACAATTACAATAAATCCGGTAAGCGTGCTATGAAAGATTCAACTGCTTACATGATCACGGACATGCTAAAAGGTGTCCCATCAAGCTATGCAACATATGCTAATATTTCCGGATTGCACCAGGCCGGCAAGACTGGTACTACTAATTACTCATCAGATGCTATTGCTGCCAATCCATTGTTGAGTGGCAAAGCTAAAGATTCTTGGTACAACGGTTATACTAGAAACTACTCAATGAGTGTCTGGACCGGATACGATTCTGAAAATCAAAACGGAATTTCTTCGACATATCAAAGTGTTGCTGGGAAGATTTATAAAGCTGAAATGACTTACTTAGCCAATAAAGCTGACAGTAATCCTAATTGGAAGAAACCTAGTTCCGTTGTTTCTATGATGATCAAGGATAATGGTTCTTCTACACCAACGGTTGCTTCACCTAGCTCAAGTGCATCAACTTATACAAAAGAACTCTTTGTCAAAGGTCACGCACCTTCTAACCCATACAAAGAATCTGATTACACTTCAAGCAAGTCAACCAGTTCTTCAAGTAGCAACCAAGTAACTTCAAACAACCATTCAAGTAGCTCATCTGAATCTAGCGATGAAGAAAATGATACCGATACTGATGGTCGTGTTGAAATTACTGGTACAGATGCTGACGACCGTAATAATGATTCAAACGGTTCTAATACAACTGGTAATTCAACTAATAATAACAATAGTAACGGTACTACGACTGACAACAACAATTCGTCAAACACTGGCAATACTAATACCAACACCGGTGGCAATTCCAATACTGGCAATACCGATAACACTGGCGGTTCGACTGATTCAAATGGTGGAACGACTGGTGGCAACACCAATTCCAACACTGGCGGCACAACGACCAATGGTGGTGCAACAACGAATAGTTCATCAAGTAATACCGAACAATAA
- a CDS encoding endonuclease III domain-containing protein produces MLKDKQIVWAIHQMEEDIGPVGPSLDSRTPFQYLVSVILSAQATDVSVNKVTPVLFAKYPEPKDLMKANIEDVEQIIKSVGLFHNKAKNIIKTARIVHEELNDVVPETRKGIMALPGAGRKTANVVLSDVFNQATFAVDTHVSAISKRLHFVDQKANPLQVEKKIVSVLQPEELHRAHHTMIEYGRKYSMKLDPAKETNQLIIECDKLNEENEGLPSEK; encoded by the coding sequence ATGTTAAAAGATAAACAAATTGTCTGGGCTATTCACCAGATGGAAGAAGATATTGGGCCGGTTGGTCCCTCATTAGATTCAAGAACGCCATTTCAATATTTAGTGTCAGTTATCTTGAGTGCACAAGCAACCGATGTTTCGGTCAATAAAGTTACGCCGGTTTTGTTTGCTAAGTATCCGGAACCTAAAGACCTTATGAAGGCTAATATTGAAGACGTAGAGCAAATTATTAAGAGTGTGGGTCTATTTCATAACAAAGCTAAAAATATCATTAAAACGGCGCGTATCGTCCATGAAGAATTAAACGACGTTGTCCCTGAAACTAGAAAAGGGATTATGGCACTTCCTGGTGCGGGTAGAAAGACGGCTAATGTTGTACTAAGCGATGTTTTTAATCAAGCAACTTTTGCGGTTGATACGCACGTTTCAGCTATTTCTAAGCGATTGCATTTCGTGGATCAAAAAGCTAATCCATTGCAAGTTGAAAAGAAGATCGTCAGTGTCTTGCAACCAGAAGAATTGCATCGAGCACACCATACGATGATTGAATATGGACGTAAGTATTCGATGAAATTAGATCCGGCTAAAGAAACTAATCAATTAATTATTGAGTGTGACAAGCTAAACGAAGAAAACGAAGGTTTGCCATCTGAGAAATAA